TCTCACAGAAGAGGTACGTCATGAATCATTAGAGCAAACCTTATGAAGTATTATTCACCTTGAATAACCATATGTTACTTAAAACAATGTTAGTCGGAAAGCCGATTTCAGGTGCCAATGATTCCAACATTTCTGTCATGAGGTTGTCAATTCTACCCGGCATTTGATTTGATTGAAGTCTATAAAAAAAGATAGCAGGGTCAAAGGGTTGAAGCCGCAACATACATTCCATGAAACGTATCTAACACATTCACCTTCGGCACATTCATTATGATAATATCGAAGTCTGGATCGCTTTTCGGGTTGGATTTCTAAAGCGCACGCAGAAATAATCATCCGACTGCAAAACTCACACGATATGAAAATCAAACTCAATGATCATCTTGATAGCAGGATTCACATAAAAGCTTCTAAGTTCAATTCAGGAAATATGATTTAGGGTAAGGGTTCGCTTTCGACAAGAAAACCACTGCTAACACGTGACCGACTTTTTTAAATACCTTGATATTGCTCCAGACATAATTCCGATCGCTGTTTCTTTTGCTGGCATAGATGAATGTCCACCATGAATTTCAACACTAAGATTAAAAAACGCAATGCCTTTTTCGGTGACCCCAACTCTGCAACGGAATTTTCATTCGAATGGGTCAGTATATCAACGTTTATACGTTCACATTAATTCACCTCACATTTAGCAAGGTTTGTCATCATATTTATATGGTAGTTACAAAAAGGAGCATCGGCGATTATTGAATAATATTGTGTTGTTATTATTCATGGGTATAGTAATTAGTTGAATCAATCCGACAGTTGAACAAATATATCACGCCTTActtaaaaatttgataattacTCTTACCCTACTCTAGatctttctcgtgtatgagaaaatggatatttcccATGTCAGGTAACCTATAAACAAGTGTAATTATTGTAAGAAGGGTACCGAACATTCTAGATATGAGCAAAAATTGCTCCGTGGGAAACGAGATTTTTGGATAATAAAGAAAGGTACCGTTTTTGGCGAGCGAGATGAAAAAGATGTTACCGTTTAAATAGACATTTTGATCGTGGTTTgccggcttttctatttcaattcgttcgatacagcaaccggcttttctatttcaattcgttcgatacagcaaccggcttttctatttcaattcgttcgatacagcaaccggcttttctatttcaattcgttcgatacagcaaccggcttttctatttcaattcgttcgatgcaacaatgctaattcatcaccgacttggttttcacgattgtgagtgtgttttattgtaagtcaatttattgtgatatattatctgtggaaataaaaatctttacagGCAAATGAGTCAGATCCttactgttatataaaattaacagatATCTCAAATTGAACACGTAACCTActatatattctgtttttggAGTCAGATACTTATCAAATTCGCTTAATTAGAAAGCAAAGTCATCAGAAGTTACACACCTAACAGTAAGCTACCAGTCTAAATTCCGTATTAAAGGTTTCACAGCAAATCATTGTATGTATTTGAAGAGATACTTGACAAAGATACATTGATTACAATTtaatacatataaaataaatgGAGCGTAGCAAAATTCCTAATTAAGCATAGAACAAAATCTCAAAGAAATTCAAGTCGCGTGAAACACGTTCAAACTTGGTTCAGAATGTTAAGATCATCACCAACAGTTTTATGTTTACTGTTTGAGCGAGTCACATACGTTCAAATCAAATTATGAACACCTCGTCTTAAATAACGCACCCGCTTCGAGTTTCTGGGAAgttttttttccgttttttttttcacatagcCTAATTTGTGCTCAATTTTTGTCGAAGTTTCTGGAAACTCTCCTGTTCGGAAATTGCAAATATGACCAATCAGTGGTAGAAAAGTTTTTGTATCAGACTTCTGTATCTTCAGTCACATTTATTTCTTTAGCATTTGGGAGATGATCTTTATGTTCTGTATCAGATCTATCAATAATTTTGCCCGATTCAATTCTTAAAAGCTGACTAGATTGTGATTGCACTGTACAATCGGGAGTATTTAAAGTCACTTCTTCGACTATTCTGAATGAATCTTTTTCGAACTCTATTTTCGTCTTATTATGTTTCGAAGATTTGTGTTTCAGAAGAACGTAGATGCATAATGAGCAAATCCATGATGCAAAGCTTGCAAATACCACGACGCCGAAATATCTTGTCCTGTATGCATCGCAGTCATAGATCTAGGAATGTTTAGAGAATGATTTGTtagtttgatttaaaaataaatttgattttttgatgTAATCAAGATGGGTTGCAGGTAAGCAAAGTTGTCGACAAAGTGGGGTTACGGAGTCATCGTGCCCGAattaatgtaacaaaacacattgttatgcacatatCTTACCCCGCAATATCCGGTTTGACTGCATTTGCTGAAGGTCCAATACAAACAAGATGAGTCAAATAATTTCCCATAAAATATAGGACCTGGAATCCACGCCAACAGTCTAACAACTATAAATGCAATTCCTATTCCGAGAGCTTTATCTCCAGTATTCACGATTCTGTAAAATAATGtataaaaacaattatataCAATGATAATGCTTTTAAACTACACATACGTCTGTCTATATCTTCTTTTAtagcaaaataatattttcttgatAAGTTCAgacaaattttatataaaagtataataaatacaatttgggttaaaaataattacatgagTTTTATAAATTGTGTTACAACTTTCTAATATACAACTAAATGGACGAGTGCGTAACATCTTACCTCATCAGAAATACGTACGTGGCTGGAGCCGACAACCCACTCGTAACACTTGCTAACGCTTGTATCGCCAATACGATAATAAGTAGATCCGAACAGTTGCTTGTTTTACAACTACCCAGAGACGAACCATGTAGCAAACTGTTCATATTTGAATCATCAAAATTAATGCAACTACATTCTGTGTAATTCTAAAAAAGGATTTCAGTCAATAGAAACTTTATTTTCGGGAGTTTCAATACtacattcatttttttcattatagtATACGTATTCATGCATGCATGTTATATGTCAGAATATAACCTCTGTTGGTGCATTAGGCACATTGTTGGACCAAAAATGTATATATggatcatttttataatttcttgtttttgttattctcGTCGTTGATGCTGTGGGGAGTCTATCTTGCTggtattgttgttgttggtaaaAGTAGGTGAAAAGTTTTCTGCGCAACTAATGAACCAAACGGTTCCAGTTATTCATTACTTAAAGATGGATACAACCTAATTTTCTCTGATGCCTGTGATTCCAAAATTTGCTATTTCAATTTACGAACAATTTTTTATTCCGTCTCTCTTGTCTGCcgatcttttcagcaaactcgGCCTTCTCAGGGTTTATTGTGCGGTACCGAATTCACCTATGCTTGATATGCGATGAAAAGAAAAGAAAGAATCCATACTTGAATCTGTCCATCtaattgaaatgtatttttgcATCCAGCATGACATGGAGAGAGATAGGTAATGCCATCCGATCCGCAAATGGGTGAAAATATGTTTGCATCGCAGTGACAACTGGAGCTGCATGTGctgcaaaaattatttgaagGATGGGTTCAGTATAGTACAACAATTATTCagaatatcaaaataatttcTCGAGTACGATAGTCAATTGCCTTGTCCTTTTTTCATTAATAATATATGTCCTCTCATTAGAAAATCTGCATGCTTTTCCGTGGAAACTTAACGATAGGTTCTTTCTATTAGGAGTTTTAAGTGAATTTCGCATATTAATTGAGTATGTATTACCTATCTGAGTAAGGTACTGTAACGCCAGCAATGTCAATTGTTTTGCATCCCATGAATAACATTGGTAATGTGAGTAAAGTTGTGCAAAAATGCGAAGCAGCAGCGAGTTTTACcattccaattttatttggATTGTGCCGCTTCATAATGTAACTACCAAGCATTGTCCCAACAGCTATGCATGGTATACCGATGGCACCTAGAAGTTTTGAATAGATTGAGCCATTTACAAAATATGTAGTAGCTTCTCTGATTGGTATATACATGCTATGCTATATGATATACCACATGAAACCagattcaaaatgaaatttgaaaattgaaaaaaaaaataaacttaccgTAAGACATATCGGCTTTTGAGGGAGATGCTCCCAGTTGAACTTCTAAAAACTTTGGAAAATAGTTGATAATTCCGGTTATATAAAACGCAGAAAAAACCAACATGGACAACATACCAAGATATTCAAAATTTGTCATGAGTCTCTTGATGGCGGCAATCAATCCTCTGAAATTAAAGAATAGGCCATTAGTGATTTAGCATTTTCAACAGACCAACATGGTATTGAATCTGAACGCAAAAAAGAATATTATCgcgaaaaaagaattttttgcaCTTAATAAAAATTCATGTGTATCATTGTATATGAttttaacacatttttatacgAGAAATAATAAAGCCATTGCTTcatttgtataaaattattcTAACCAATGatatttatgattatttttttagTACTAATGGAGACCAGATTCATAAGATTTTATTTCTTGAAACCCAATATGCATCGTTTTGCGTAACAGTTGTTGATaatattcttgttgttgttggcAAAAAATAGCTTTTGCTGAACCTAATAAACCAATCGATTTCACATTTCAGAAAAATTCGCTAGAGCGctattattaatattgtataatatgttATCGAAACTTTAgctttttcatttaaattcatgggaacacggtttATGACGTATGGGATCACTATATTCTGTCTCACTTGTTTACAGATCATTACAGCAAATTCGGTACTCAACTGGTATCGATACGCGACCTCCGTGGctacatatttgagcattgctgtcTTGTGTTATTGTACACAATGCATTACAAAATAACTATTCGTTACTTCGGTATAGTGTACATTTTGTGATGAATTTGCAaggttaaataaatataaacatacTCTGCTGTGGCCGTTGGTGCACCAACCTTCTCTACCGAAACATCACTTGGGTGATTCTCTGAATGTCTCAAAAATATCTGCAACATAAAGTTAAGAACTTGTTAGTCGTTGCGAGAAAGTGGATCCAAACTTGACTCCTCTGCGTAAAGCTAAAGCTATTTGCCGTAAGTATAAATCTGATTGAAATGATGTTCAAAACGAGAATCTGAAACACACGTGGAAAGTATTAGTCTGTATTCATTTACAACTATTAAAATGAAGTATATACGACGAAATGGTTAAGAAATCGACAGTTATAAACATTATACATTCTAACTATGAATAATTATTGAATAACAAACGTACGTATGAATCGATTTGCTAAATTGTCGTTGTTGTTGATGAAATATCGCTTTCATTTTTTATAGATGGTTGAAGCCGTCACTatgttattacttttttttttttttaattttttctgacTCCTATGCGGCTCGTTATTTTACTATAAATTTTGTCTTTGCGCCACTACGTGGTTTCACGGCAGCCAGTTGTACTTAGTCGGTGCTCACTGCTCACTGCCCAAATGTTGTCTTACCGGCACCTATTTGAATTGCTACGGCGATAGGACTTGATTTAAAGATTTTGAATGATCAGGTATCGAATTTTAATGTAAGTTGTGTAGGCAATGCCGTTACTGTGGTTAGTCATTGGACTTCCGTGTTCATACaattgagcgttgctctcttgttattatttaataaattaattattattattatagaaTAATTATAGATAGatacaaataaaataagaagcactcactttatttttgtacttaATTTTCATTCTTCTTGAAAATAAACACATGGGAATGGTTGCGAATGCCATTAAAATTCCACAGAATAAAAATCCAAGCCACCATGCACCGACCCAGTTTACATGCTGAGATGAAATAGTAAAATCATCTggaaaatacattttaattgggATGGATCCAGTGTTACATATCATATTTTCTTATTATATATTCTGATTTTGTCATGTTCAGAATTAATTGTATATAATTGGGGAAAAACACATTTGTTCGAGACGAAAAAATAGGCAAACTACAATCCCAAGTCTGGAATATTTATGACAGCAGGCAAATTGTTCACCACGTTCAATGAGAatacattttacaaaaatattacctGTGTTTACCCATCCGCTGTCAACCCATATCTGCAAAAATACAGCACCAAGCATATATCCAACGGCTGGTCCAATCAACGCAACCGTCAACACAACACCTGCATGAAAAATGACACGTTTCATTTAAAGCGATTGGGATCGTGGAATTGGGTCATGTACACAAGATAACCCTGTAGGGTAGTTCGCTATATTTCTTTTCAATCGCACTATTAAGTGCAAAATACTGGACTGGATAAAATAACCACTGGATTGAAAAACAAACGAGCAATGTTCAAATACATGAACACGAAGGCTGAGTTCACCACAAGCGCCCCTGAAATCTATTCGCAAGGTAAAACAGACAAAAATTACAAACCTATATAGCCTTCCAATTAACacatctttcaaaaaatattaatctggtagttttaaaaaatgataatttgcCCCAACCTAAGTGAACCCCACcaattactaaaaataaaaagacacAAAGGTCCACCCCACGTCCAATAAAATTATGATTGTAGGAAATTCAACTTTCGTTAGATGTGAAGTGGTAGtgaaattaagattttattttatttgatgtatTTTATACATTAAAAACATGAATGTTAATATCAATAAGCATACATACCTATATAGATCGGTACTCTATGCGGACTGGAAAAATCGTCAATGTAGGACATTCCGAGTGGTTGAAGGGGAGCAGCACCTATTCCACTCAGGATTATGCCAATgagcacaaaaatatataacttattttccaatttattgTTTACATCGACATTGCAAGAAGAAATGTTGAAGTCTGTTTTATGAAGAGAGCTGCAAAAACGTGtagtaaaataattaaaatacgaCAGTAGTTTAAACTTAGGATTGGTATACTTTCAAATTTTGAGAGAAGTGCTTATTGTTGTTCGTTCATTCTTGTCGTATCAGATCGTTATGAGTGTTAGGAAAGTCTTTCAAACGATTCTTCTCTTCAGAATCGTATTATTTCGATTGATATCCACAATGCCAATCAACATTTGTCCAGAGCTAAATAGCCATTTATTACTAAATAATGTCatcctatttttatttatttgagtgaAGATAAATTTTGGGTTCAAAGTTCGTTTCCTTCAATTCCCCGGGCTGTAATAAACTAGGATAAATGTCTAACCGAAACGATTTTGGTCACTACATATTATTGTCcttgaagtattttttgttttaactgAGTATGTAAAATaccacatgaaatataaaaatgtgacAATTTTGAGTAACGATAGCAAGTCCAACGTTGAGAAGGTCATTTGGAACAggttctagagagaacataacttttgtgtaaAGTGTCCTAGATTGCTGAAACTCCTAGATCAAATCATATACAACGGAAGTTCAAgcgtaaacaaaattaaataaatttcttcattttcttttttttattcaaaacatttatgAATTTAGTTTTTTTGGGTCACCTTATACTTCTATTTACTAACAAAGGATCCGATTTTTCGACTTTGACAAGACATTTTGCATACTCTAAAAATTCATGAATTATCATCATAACgaataacaattttattggagTTTGGCATATCTTACCTTTTACACAATTGATCACCAGCCGTAGTATGGTTATCGTTATCAACATATTTATATCGATCTCCTATAAACTGGGGAATACATGATATCAGGTAACCAACAACAATCAACGTTGTTCCAATTGCAATGACTCTAGgcctgaataaaatatttttgcaaattaaTACTCAAATTGCGCTAGAAATTGAAATAGTGAAGAAATAATGTAGCGGACAAAAAAGAAATCACCATACCTTAACCGtgattaaaattcaaataaaatacaacCTGTGTGATTTGCTTCCATAGTAGCACACAAAGACCATTACAAAAAGATTTCCAATCTGATATACAGATGACAGTAAAGCCACGGCCGCTGAAGAAAGTTCAAATCGCCGTTCAATTGTTGTGAGCGCGCTTCGGAAATAGAAATTTGCAATCAACTGAAATGATGATATTAAATATTAGAATGGCATGGAGTTGTTTAGTTAAAATACTCTTGAAAATCATAGCTAACGAATCCGGCATAAAGATTAGGTTAGAGTCAAATTCAGACTTTTATTCaagaaaaagaatttcaaaattCCAACGCAAAATATCCAGTACATTAATTTGCGATTGCTTCCTATTCAAGTTTCTCTaatttattctaaatgaaaaCTTCTTGTCCTATCGTAACAAGTCACAGTACACGAATTTAGAATTTTGTCGAGATGGTGTATTCGAGAGTAAAACCTGATCGCATATCAGTTATCGTTCGCCTATTCAGGGGCAGCGCTGTTTGGAATGTTATTCAAGTTTTTAGGGTATAGACTCCTACCTAAGTTTTTAAATAGTTCATATGAATTAAGCCTATATTTTTGAACATGGCCCGGAAGCCTATAATATTTTGAGCCTAAAGTTGTAAAGATCTATTTTAACTTCTAGTGGCGATCATCAAAATGCAACTAATCTGATTAAAAAAAAGTGAGATGAGCCATTAACATAAAATGACTAAGTATCAATGTGTGATTTGAGTGGAAAGCTAGCAAGTAAATCCAATAATATCGGATCTTAAAAATTAGTCAGAACTTAGtagaaaaataaacttacttCTACAAATAGAATGAGACTTAGACATCCAACAAACAGTCTGATATCCCTTTTAAAATAACCGCGAGCCATCTGAGTATTCGAGTACAAGTTGTTGATCTAATTAAATGTCAAATTGGATATAGCATCATATTTTCTTACATCAAGTACCGAAAAGCACCGCacatttttatcaataaattgcCACGTCTACTTTAATATTGGCCATCGAGTTGATTACCAGACAAATGCTTGTTTTCTAACAGTATATTATAAATAACTGTTAACGATTTTGAATTGtgtttagaaaaaataaaactttattattttacttatttatttagCTAATTGCGGAAAGTTGTTACCTAATATCAATGCCAACTTGATAGTTATACTGAGACTACATCCAAATATGCAAAACTTCTTTCTGATCCTATTGGTTCTTATAAGTTGAAAATACTAGAACGTAAGTTATTGCTACTCGTGTCGTGTCTAACACTCCGGATGTGGAACCTTGTATTTTCTAATTCTCGATTCGTGTTTGCTTGGTTGTCTGTTTACTTTATaatgattcaaaaacaaagaaccAATACATgtacatatttcatattttttgcatgatCAAGCACTCTGTTAGATTTATAAGTGTGGTTTAAACGAAACTACTACGAAATTACTTGATGTTAAACCCGACAAGTGCGAACGACggtccgcgggccaaatccggcccgttgcgtgattcaatctggccttGCAATAGGCTTGTTAGATATTGATCGTAGTCTGTGtgagttttattttaagttGCCACAGACTGTCATGACATGGGACGTTAACAAAACTTTACGTTTTCTCGCTCAGTCGATCCGACGGCGTGGTTTTCACACTTCTTTCTTTCGCCTCATGCTCTTGTCGTGTGCAATCAcgtgtaactttttacgtcacactcacatggacCGCCGATCTAGGTGGGCAAGTTTTTTgacccctggttcaaaaaccttgccgaCTCCTGGTCTAAATTATATCGTTTTATTTTACTGAAGGCATAATGTACAGCTTGAATTTTAAGAAATTAATTAGTTGATCGGGCATAATGTATTATGAATAATGTATGGTTTATGGCAATATTTGGGCACGACTTATTTTTCCCAAAAGATTCTGTGATAAAATGTTGCACCTATTAGCTTATAATCTGATTGTCTGACACCCACCCCTTTTTTGGAAGGTAAAAAATTTTCTGATTCAAACGAAATATTTGGAGATAAAGATATATACCATTTCAATATACTAAAACGCGTCATTTTGACCTAGTCAGCACTGAGGCAAACATTTTGAACTCATAATTGAACGCATAATtttgtaatatctaattcaaaCTAGCATTTTTATGCATGCTTACATATACGACGTTCTAGGCTTGACGTCAATCCGCGACGCAACAGCGACTGCTACTAATGCGAcatgtttgttttgtatattaATGTTTAATACTTCTTGGGCAGGTATGGTAAacaatagaaataaaaagataaacATTTTGTCTTCGGTCactatacaaatataaaacgtATGTTCTGACaactaaataaatattgtaGAAACTTTGGACACTGTTATGTCCTGATGCCCTGTTATCCTGATGACGATAGTAATTCACAGAATCCAGACTTCTGATGATTGATCTGATGAGATAGTTTTTTAATCTTGCTGTGGGACATACTGCATTTATGTACTTTGGGTTTTGGGGAGCGGCATGTGATACACCGGACAGGGAAACAATATCAGATTCAAGAAAATTGTGCACGTAATGTTTGGCTTCGCAAATGTTAAATTTGGTAACAGTAACCTATTTTGCGCATCTGCGAAGGAATAAACGGTCATCAATCCCATTTCACTCTCATTTTCTGCCAGATAAAATTTCCCAGATCggattgatttttttcaacagTAAGTCTGATTCAAAATTAGCGATCacttattttttcaaaacaagccTTGGCTATACGTAAAAATACTCCGAATAATTACAATCCCTTCTGATATAGCCCAGCTCTGCAAACCAAAGAAGAGAAAATTGATATGCATATTCCGTTTACATTTCTTATCCACAGACAAAACGATTACAGAAATTGATGATCCATCCCCACAAtttatattaattcagtggCTTCTTGTTATAACAGTaaacataaatttaatattGGTTGGACAAAGTTCTTCCCAAGTGTTCAATCAACCTTTGATTcttttgtttctaattttttttttttttttgtgtgtgttatttttgatattacatAACTTTACTATAAAATCAAAAGCCGAATTTGTAATTGTAAATATCACACATTTTCAAATATGCActtaatttgtaaataaattgtaTAAATACATCAAGCTACTTGATATACGTTTGAAATGCAGATACTCTTGATACTATACTACTGGTGATTATATTATCTGCAGTTTATTACATCATGCTGTAACGAATTCCATCCAACTTTAAGTGGTGACTTTTGTCCTGTAGTTTTCTTTGAGTAAACGCACTTCCGCACTCCTGAATATTACCTCACCATACACACGACGCCATCCATATCTCGCCTTCAGTTTAGCTTTTGTGGTGAATGACTCTCCGGGTTGAAGTGGTTTTCTGTTATATTTGGTGttaattaattttcttttcaaaaagTCTTGGAAAATACACAAATGGATCCTaattttttggggaaaattCACTCCGAGTGATAGTTTTCCATTGGCGTGTTGACGAATACTATTATTTCGGGACAGCAAATTCCTCAAATATGCTGGCACGATTACCTAGAAAACGGATTCGTTTGAAAGAATGTGAATCTAACGCGGTCGTTAGAGAATAGATTGTGCTATTTTATACATCGTGTATTACAACAAGAACAAACCACGAAAATTTCCTGAAATTGATAAAAGTTCACTGACATCATTAATTTCCAAGATTACCTTAACCCTTCCAATTTTCATTACATATGTTTGTTAGTAGTTAATACGCAAAGCCCAGATGGTTTGaatcttatttattttcttaCCCCACTTCAGCGTAGTTACTTGATATGTCGATTCCTCTACCCTCTACGGTAAGAGATCCTTTGCTCAACGGCATTGGAAGCAAATTTTTGATAACAGCCTCGACTTCAACTTCGTCCAGCCAGTGAAACGACTCTGGCATCTGAAATTTATATCGTTATTCTCATCAAATTGAGAACCACGTGTATTgggaatattttatatttatctgtATGGAAGACTGTTTCATCCCAAGTCCTTAAAAAACCTTTTGCTTTCTCGCCAAATGAACCAAACGAGATAGCTTAAGATGCGCGTTTATATACCCTGGATAACTACAACGAAGTATACGTCTGTAGAGCGATTCTTCAAGATTTTGTTAGATTATTGCTGCAAAGTCTAGAAAATACAATCGAAATAtctctaataaaaaaatttctgtagGTAATAAAGCATCTCTTCAACAACCTAACATAAACAACCTAACCTAAACAAAACAACCTGTAAGCATATCTTTCTACGTACCTTGATCGTGACACAATCTGGTAACCCGAGAGTCGCATCCAGCTCTGCAATGCTAGTGTTTCCATCCAAACTACTGACAACGGTTACATTAATATTGATCGAATAATCGTCAACCAAGTGTTGAATGTAATCGTCCTTTTTCAGAGTGAAGGTGAAGCTCATATCTGCATAAAACAATTGCGTGTAAACCATTTGGTGCCACTATCGTAAATTATTGGATCTTACCAGCATGTATCAAGACCAAGTACGATATTGCTTCCAAACAAGATATTTTGACTTGGATGGTCGTTAGAGAACATTAATGTTGAGCTATACCGGATTCGactgaaaattttgttatttaatatggCCCGAGAAACACACTTTTTAGTCAATTTCATTAACTAAATTAATAATGTAAATAGATGAGATAGATAAAATTGGTGTCAATTTCAAcagaatttttaataataatatctgAGACTTTTATTATCCTGGGCCAAGTTTTAGACTATAAGCGATCCAATACCGAAAAGATGTGCTTGGGATATATAAGCATAAGATCTTTGAGACGGTTTTGCGGATGTTCATATCAGCATAAACGTAGGTACATGGTATATCGTCGATCGTAAGAATGCTCGTTGTCACCATTATGTTTCATATAATGGACATAATTTTGCGCTTTCTACAAATACGTATATATCTATACAGAAACTGAGAGAaaacaacaaaagaaaaaattgtcatataaagtatttttcatttatcattACCTTTTCCACTTCCAAGCTCAAAATCTTTCGTGTATTCCCCGAGTGCTGCATAACTTTTGCCCACATTCTTCATGCTTTTTTCAGCTATTTTAATATTGGCTTGCTGTTTCTTTCCGGATACATTTTTCACCTGAAAAGGGGGCTCAATTATACCacaatcatatttttttgtgtgaatTTCTAGCGTCAATAATTGGTTTCCAACTTATTCTTTCATTTAAAAAGTAGCACTTACAGAGACTTTTGTCGTAATATCTTGCCCAACTATGGCATTTTCCAATTCTTGGATTGTAATTTCAAACGCCTGTGGGACAATTTCGTAGTCAGTTTCAAAACCTTGATGTTCTCGTGTTCCCATTCCATAAGCTTTGTGGAAAGCCTTTCTTTCCTCAGCAGATCCTAAAACATTTTGTTCCCGCTTTATACTAttccaaaatttgataaatGCATTTGAtaattattagaaaataattggTGATATCTTACCTTCTGGGTATTTATATTGAGAAATGATATTCTCGGTTTGATATTTGCCCACAGCCTTTGTCCCAATGTAAACGCC
The sequence above is a segment of the Styela clava chromosome 7, kaStyClav1.hap1.2, whole genome shotgun sequence genome. Coding sequences within it:
- the LOC120328738 gene encoding solute carrier organic anion transporter family member 2A1-like yields the protein MARGYFKRDIRLFVGCLSLILFVELIANFYFRSALTTIERRFELSSAAVALLSSVYQIGNLFVMVFVCYYGSKSHRPRVIAIGTTLIVVGYLISCIPQFIGDRYKYVDNDNHTTAGDQLCKSSLHKTDFNISSCNVDVNNKLENKLYIFVLIGIILSGIGAAPLQPLGMSYIDDFSSPHRVPIYIGVVLTVALIGPAVGYMLGAVFLQIWVDSGWVNTDDFTISSQHVNWVGAWWLGFLFCGILMAFATIPMCLFSRRMKIKYKNKIFLRHSENHPSDVSVEKVGAPTATAEGLIAAIKRLMTNFEYLGMLSMLVFSAFYITGIINYFPKFLEVQLGASPSKADMSYGAIGIPCIAVGTMLGSYIMKRHNPNKIGMVKLAAASHFCTTLLTLPMLFMGCKTIDIAGVTVPYSDSTCSSSCHCDANIFSPICGSDGITYLSPCHAGCKNTFQLDGQIQNYTECSCINFDDSNMNSLLHGSSLGSCKTSNCSDLLIIVLAIQALASVTSGLSAPATYVFLMRIVNTGDKALGIGIAFIVVRLLAWIPGPIFYGKLFDSSCLYWTFSKCSQTGYCGIYDCDAYRTRYFGVVVFASFASWICSLCIYVLLKHKSSKHNKTKIEFEKDSFRIVEEVTLNTPDCTVQSQSSQLLRIESGKIIDRSDTEHKDHLPNAKEINVTEDTEV